The sequence CGGTAGCGCTCGTCCTCGGGGTGCACGGCCAGGGCGGTATCCCCCAGCATCGTTTCCGGCCGCGTGGTGGCCACGACGAGCGACCTCCCGCTCCCCACCAGGGGATAGCGGATGTGCCAGAGTTTCCCCTTCGTGGGCTGGTAGACGACCTCCAGGTCGGAGATCGCCGTCTTGCAGCGGGGGCACCAGTTGACGATGTATTCGCCCCGGTAGATCAGCCCCTCCTCGTAGAGGCGGACGAAGACCTCCACGACGGCGCGCGAGAGCTGCTCGTCCATGGTGAAGCGCTCGCGGCTCCAGTCGCAGCTGACGCCCATACGCCGCATCTGGTTGAGGATGGTTCCGCCGCTCGTCTTCTTCCACTCCCAGGCGAGCCGGAGGAACTCCTCGCGCCCCAGCTCCAGCCGGTTCTTCTTCTGCGCCTCCAGCTGCTTGTCGAGCACGTAGTGGACCGCGATGCTGGCGTGGTCCGTCCCGGGGAGCCAGAGGGTGTTGTACCCGCTCATCCGCTTCCAGCGCACCAGGATGTCGTGCAGCGTGTGCTGCAGCGCGTGTCCCATGTGGAGCGAGCCGGTGACGTTGGGGGGGGGGATGACGATGCTGAACCGGGGCCTGGACGACGGCGCCTCGGCGCCGAAGAATCCGCGCGATTCCCAGAAACCGTACCATTTCTGCTCGAACTCCCTGGGCTGATAGGACTTGGCGAGCGGCTCACGAGACATTTCCGACCTCTTTCTTCAATGGATGCACACCCGGGAACAAAGGGAGAGATTTTATTCGAATCGACGGGCTTAGTCTAGGAGCGATCGCTCCCGGGGCCGCGCTCCTCGATGACGCGCCGCAGGAGAACCTCGGCCAGTTCGGGCACGACTTCCCAGGCGACCTCGCGAATCACGTCGGGCGACAGGCGCCCGACGACCTCCGCGGCCACGCGCCGGACCTCCTCGTCCGTCAGCGCGCCCGGGCGCGCGACCGCTTCCGCCTTCCCCCGGCCGGGCCGATCGGGACCGAACAGGTCCAGGATCGCGCCCGGTCCCAGGAACGATTCCCGCGCCGATGCGAGGCCCGGGCCCGCGGCCGGGGCCTCGGCGCCGGCCAGGGAGTGCACCCTGTCGATCAGCTCGGAGGTGTCGAAGGGCTTCGACAGGTGTCCGTCGGCGCCCACCCGCTCCGCCTCCTGCGGGTCGAAGGGTTCGAAGGCGCCCGAGAGAAGGATCACGGGGATGCGGCCGAATTCCGGCTCCTCCCGGATGCGGGCGCACAGCTCGTACCCGCCGATCCCCGGCATGAGCGCGTCGGCCAGCACGATATCGGGCCGGAAGCGGCGGAGCGCCTCGAGGGCCGCTTCGCCGCTCGCTACCGCCTCCACCTCGGCATCCTCGGCCCCGAAGGCGAGGCGCACCATTTTCTGCATCGTCACGCTGTCATCGGCCACCAGCAGTTTGAGCGTCATCGGTTCCGTCCCGGGTTATGGGCCCTTAATCCTGTTTCCGTTTGTAGCGGCTGCTGGCCTTTTCCCGCTCCGCCTCCGGCCCGGAGCCCGTCGAAGCGGCCCCTTCGGCAGTGGCCGCGCCCGAGGCGTCCGCGCCCGAGGCGCTCTGGCGGATCTCGGTCTCGATCAGGATATCGTCTCCCGCCGCCGCCCTGGCCTCCGCGGCGGCCAGTTCGGCCTCGCGCGCCTTTTCAGCCTCGACCGCCCGCTGCGCCACCTCGTACTGGTCCGGGGGGGGGACGAACCCGAGCGCCTTGCCGAAGTCGACCAGCGGCTTCAGCGGCGAGAAACCCTCCGGCTCCTTCAGGTTCGCCCGGTGCCGGGCCGCCATTTCGGCGTCGACCTCCGGGACCTCCGCCCCGAGCGTGCCGAGGCGCTCGACCGCCTCGGTATAATGCGGGCTGAAGGGGAACCCCCGCGCGATCTCGCCGTAGTATTCCTTCGCTTTCTCGTGGTCCTTCTCGCTGCGGGACTGCTCGTAGATCTGGCCGAGGTTGTAGAGCACCATGTCCAGTTCGGCGTAATCGGGGTACTTCTCCACGATCTCCTGGTAACGCCCGACGGCGCCCAGCACGTTGCCCCTGTCGGCGTAGAATTTGCCGACGCCGTAATCCCCCCGCGCCAGCACGTCCTCCACCGTGCTGCGCCACTGGCGCACGATGGGAAGGTAATCGCTGTCGCCGAAACGGCGCTCGAACTGCGCGATCTCGTCGAGGGTGCGGCGGGTGTACTGCTGGTCGCGGTCGGGGGTGTTGATCAGCTTGTAGTTGGCGGAGATGATCTTCAGCTGGGCGTCCACCGCGCGCGGGTGCTGCGGGTAGAACACGATGAAGTTCTTGTACTGGTCCTCGGCCTGCAGCAGGTTCTCCGTCCCCCCCTCCTCGTAGAACGAGTCGCCCATCGCGAAATAGGCCTCGGCCGCCACGTCGCTGTCGGGATAGGTGTTGAGCAGGGTCTGGAACGCCAGCCTCGATTTGATGTACTGCCCCTTCCTGAGGTAGTCGCTCCCGGTGTCGAACAGGTTCTGGTCGGGGGGGACGACCCCCTTTTGCAGCCGGGCACTCTTCTGGCTGCAGCCGCCCACCAGTGCGAGCAGCGCGAGCGTCACGACACAGCGTACGATAAATCTCATCCCCAAATCGCCTCCCAATGCGCCGGCCCCCCCGCTTACCGGGAGCGCCCCGCGCCCCCCTGGTTCTCCCCGGCGGCGATTTTCTTCATCTCCGCCACCGCCGCGGAGGCGCCGCCCGGAGAACCGAAAATCGCGGAACCGGCGACGATGATATCGGCCCCCGCCTCGAGGATTTCGGCCAGGTTTTCCGGGCCGATGCCGCCGTCCACCTCGATGCGCGTCCGATACCCCTTGGATACGATACTCTTCCGCAGCCGATCGAT comes from Acidobacteriota bacterium and encodes:
- a CDS encoding response regulator, with product MTLKLLVADDSVTMQKMVRLAFGAEDAEVEAVASGEAALEALRRFRPDIVLADALMPGIGGYELCARIREEPEFGRIPVILLSGAFEPFDPQEAERVGADGHLSKPFDTSELIDRVHSLAGAEAPAAGPGLASARESFLGPGAILDLFGPDRPGRGKAEAVARPGALTDEEVRRVAAEVVGRLSPDVIREVAWEVVPELAEVLLRRVIEERGPGSDRS
- the bamD gene encoding outer membrane protein assembly factor BamD, with product MRFIVRCVVTLALLALVGGCSQKSARLQKGVVPPDQNLFDTGSDYLRKGQYIKSRLAFQTLLNTYPDSDVAAEAYFAMGDSFYEEGGTENLLQAEDQYKNFIVFYPQHPRAVDAQLKIISANYKLINTPDRDQQYTRRTLDEIAQFERRFGDSDYLPIVRQWRSTVEDVLARGDYGVGKFYADRGNVLGAVGRYQEIVEKYPDYAELDMVLYNLGQIYEQSRSEKDHEKAKEYYGEIARGFPFSPHYTEAVERLGTLGAEVPEVDAEMAARHRANLKEPEGFSPLKPLVDFGKALGFVPPPDQYEVAQRAVEAEKAREAELAAAEARAAAGDDILIETEIRQSASGADASGAATAEGAASTGSGPEAEREKASSRYKRKQD